One segment of Streptomyces roseifaciens DNA contains the following:
- a CDS encoding tetratricopeptide repeat protein, whose protein sequence is MAAVPPGRRLSVPAASAPARAAAFALPGFVGRRRELEELRADIVRAGLDTLAGRKSGRGRVLLIAGRPGSGRTALAEELAGQLAGRYPDGVLRARLTETDGSPVPTERTARALLAALGEPVPPGAEEDELTQAVRAALRGRRALLVLDDAAGAEQVDPLLPDKSECLVVAVSRGPLTGVPDVRPCTLGGLDTASAVDLLERFAGPTRITCDPAAAQAVVEECGGQPAALVLVGGWLAAMSKLSVVDAVTRLRELPPGEGLDVAGRSLSRAFRLAHEALPAPSARILRLLALAPAGAVDAHTASALAGCSVAAAQSALEDFEARGLLRAEPSPGSLAPQYRVPGCLTALLRELMQAQERPAEIELARARMLERTVRQLHSCRAATRTDDPLTRKRLAELPRPLRFASPQTAAEWLRCRLPALLAAARLAVQDGHLDTLARRLVSALTRALTAHFGAEEAGPELYGLHQLVLDVAQRCEMPLEKAAALLNLGDLDARAGRVPAALGRYREALDAARHAGDPYAISRSLESIAASYHELGDWQRAVDWYGRALELRLTRGELADEARLYGRLGAVRAYAGQWNEALRDWRAAAAACRRLRDLPGHARALTEIARVQEYAGRPQEALRTCREAVECARQAGDDRMRAAVLLRLADVLERLGDPGAAGEHRAAAGELLVAGPDGPPAGPGGAIAAVPPPAEAEGYLRNQ, encoded by the coding sequence ATGGCGGCGGTGCCGCCGGGGCGGCGGCTGTCCGTCCCGGCGGCGAGCGCCCCGGCCCGCGCGGCGGCCTTCGCGCTGCCAGGGTTCGTCGGGCGCCGCCGGGAGCTGGAGGAGCTGCGCGCCGACATCGTGCGCGCGGGCCTGGACACCCTCGCCGGCCGCAAGAGCGGGCGCGGCCGGGTCCTGCTGATCGCCGGGCGGCCCGGCTCCGGCCGTACGGCCCTGGCCGAGGAGCTCGCCGGGCAGCTCGCCGGGCGCTATCCCGACGGCGTGCTGCGCGCCCGGCTCACCGAGACCGACGGCTCTCCCGTCCCCACCGAGCGGACCGCCCGCGCGCTGCTCGCCGCGCTCGGCGAGCCCGTCCCTCCGGGGGCGGAGGAGGACGAGCTGACGCAGGCGGTGCGCGCCGCCCTGCGCGGCCGCCGGGCGCTGCTGGTGCTCGACGACGCCGCGGGCGCCGAGCAGGTGGACCCGCTGCTGCCGGACAAGTCCGAGTGCCTGGTGGTGGCCGTCTCGCGGGGCCCGCTGACCGGCGTGCCCGACGTGCGGCCCTGCACCCTGGGCGGCCTCGACACGGCCTCCGCCGTCGATCTCCTGGAGCGCTTCGCGGGCCCCACGCGCATCACGTGCGACCCGGCCGCCGCGCAGGCGGTGGTCGAGGAGTGCGGCGGGCAGCCCGCCGCACTCGTCCTGGTGGGCGGCTGGCTGGCGGCCATGTCCAAGCTGTCCGTGGTCGACGCGGTCACCCGGCTGCGGGAGCTGCCGCCCGGCGAGGGCCTCGACGTCGCGGGCCGTTCGCTGTCCCGGGCCTTCCGGCTCGCCCACGAGGCGCTGCCCGCGCCCTCCGCCCGCATCCTGCGGCTGCTCGCGCTGGCCCCGGCCGGCGCCGTCGACGCCCACACCGCCTCCGCGCTGGCCGGCTGCTCGGTGGCCGCCGCGCAGAGCGCCCTGGAGGACTTCGAGGCCCGCGGCCTGCTGCGGGCCGAGCCCTCCCCGGGCTCGCTGGCTCCGCAGTACCGGGTGCCGGGCTGCCTCACGGCGCTGCTCCGGGAGCTGATGCAGGCCCAGGAGCGCCCGGCCGAGATCGAACTGGCCCGGGCGCGGATGCTGGAGCGGACGGTCCGTCAGCTGCACTCGTGCCGGGCCGCCACCCGCACCGACGACCCGCTGACCCGCAAGCGGCTGGCGGAGCTGCCCAGACCCCTGCGGTTCGCCTCGCCGCAGACGGCCGCCGAGTGGCTGCGCTGCCGGCTGCCGGCGCTGCTGGCGGCCGCCCGGCTCGCCGTGCAGGACGGGCACCTCGACACGCTCGCCCGGCGGCTGGTGTCCGCGCTGACCCGGGCCCTGACGGCCCATTTCGGCGCCGAGGAGGCGGGCCCGGAGCTCTATGGCCTCCACCAGCTCGTCCTGGACGTGGCGCAGCGCTGCGAGATGCCGCTGGAGAAGGCGGCCGCCCTGCTGAACCTGGGCGACCTGGACGCCCGGGCCGGCCGGGTCCCCGCCGCCCTGGGCCGCTACCGGGAGGCCCTGGACGCGGCGCGTCACGCGGGCGACCCGTACGCGATCAGCCGCTCCCTGGAGTCCATCGCCGCCTCCTACCACGAGCTCGGGGACTGGCAGCGGGCCGTCGACTGGTACGGGCGGGCGCTGGAGCTGCGCCTGACGCGCGGTGAACTCGCCGACGAGGCCCGGCTGTACGGGCGGCTGGGCGCCGTACGCGCCTACGCCGGGCAGTGGAACGAGGCGCTGCGCGACTGGCGGGCGGCGGCGGCCGCGTGCCGCCGACTGCGGGACCTGCCGGGCCACGCCCGGGCCCTCACCGAGATCGCCCGGGTGCAGGAGTACGCCGGCCGCCCGCAGGAGGCGCTGCGGACCTGCCGGGAGGCCGTGGAGTGCGCGCGGCAGGCGGGCGACGACCGCATGCGTGCCGCGGTGCTGCTGCGGCTCGCGGACGTGCTGGAGCGGCTCGGGGACCCCGGGGCGGCCGGTGAGCACCGTGCCGCGGCGGGAGAGCTGCTGGTGGCCGGGCCCGACGGGCCCCCTGCCGGGCCGGGTGGCGCCATAGCGGCCGTGCCCCCACCCGCCGAGGCTGAGGGTTACCTACGAAATCAGTAG
- the ald gene encoding alanine dehydrogenase, with protein sequence MKVGIPREVKNNEFRVAITPAGVHELVRNGHQVFVEKNAGVGSSITDAEYVAAGAAILDTADEVWSTADLLLKVKEPIAEEYHRLRKGQTLFTYLHLAASRECTDALLQSGTTAIAYETVELANRALPLLAPMSEVAGRLAPQVGAYHLMRSAGGRGVLPGGVPGTAAGKAVVIGGGVSGWNAAQIAVGMGFHVTLLDRDINKLREADKVFGTKVQTIVSNAFELEKAVVEADLVIGAVLIPGAKAPKLVTNELVAKMKPGSVLVDIAIDQGGCFEDSRPTTHAEPTFEVHDSVFYCVANMPGAVPHTSTYALTNATLPYIVELANRGWQEALSRDAALAKGLNTHEGQVVYGPVAEAHGLPFVELSTLLG encoded by the coding sequence GTGAAGGTCGGCATCCCCCGCGAGGTCAAGAACAACGAGTTCCGCGTGGCCATCACGCCCGCCGGCGTGCATGAGCTCGTGCGCAACGGCCACCAGGTCTTCGTCGAGAAGAACGCCGGTGTGGGCTCCTCCATCACCGACGCCGAGTACGTCGCGGCCGGCGCCGCGATCCTGGACACGGCCGACGAGGTCTGGTCGACCGCCGACCTGCTGCTGAAGGTCAAGGAGCCGATCGCGGAGGAGTACCACCGTCTCCGCAAGGGCCAGACCCTCTTCACCTACCTGCACCTGGCCGCCTCCCGCGAGTGCACCGACGCCCTGCTGCAGTCCGGCACCACGGCGATCGCGTACGAGACGGTCGAGCTCGCCAACCGCGCGCTGCCGCTGCTCGCCCCGATGTCCGAGGTCGCGGGCCGCCTGGCCCCGCAGGTCGGCGCCTACCACCTGATGCGCTCGGCCGGCGGCCGCGGCGTCCTGCCGGGCGGCGTCCCGGGCACTGCGGCCGGCAAGGCCGTCGTCATCGGCGGCGGCGTCTCCGGCTGGAACGCCGCGCAGATCGCCGTCGGCATGGGCTTCCACGTCACCCTGCTCGACCGTGACATCAACAAGCTCCGCGAGGCCGACAAGGTCTTCGGCACCAAGGTGCAGACGATCGTCTCCAACGCCTTCGAGCTGGAGAAGGCCGTCGTCGAGGCCGACCTCGTCATCGGCGCCGTCCTCATCCCGGGTGCCAAGGCCCCGAAGCTGGTCACCAACGAGCTCGTCGCCAAGATGAAGCCCGGAAGTGTACTTGTCGACATTGCGATCGACCAGGGCGGCTGCTTCGAGGACTCGCGTCCGACCACCCACGCCGAGCCGACCTTCGAGGTCCACGACTCGGTCTTCTACTGCGTCGCCAACATGCCGGGCGCGGTGCCGCACACCTCCACCTACGCGCTGACCAACGCCACGCTGCCCTACATCGTGGAGCTGGCCAACCGCGGCTGGCAGGAGGCGCTGAGCCGGGACGCCGCGCTCGCCAAGGGCCTCAACACCCACGAGGGACAGGTCGTTTACGGCCCCGTCGCCGAGGCGCACGGCCTGCCGTTCGTCGAACTGAGCACCCTGCTCGGCTGA
- a CDS encoding ParA family protein yields the protein MSAQGQSPTGLEAVGSVAVHTFAAHQSIQSTPTAHQSMDGHHVNAMAGDRGGVDPARLADYEDVPDGHFYDPDAEYEPDPEYAATLAPDAARQRRERIGPTGRPLPYFPIPGPLTDHGPAKIIAMCNQKGGVGKTTSTINLGAALAEYGRRVLLVDFDPQGALSVGLGVNPMELDLTVYNLLMERGMSADEVLLKTAVPNMDLLPSNIDLSAAEVQLVSEVARESTLQRALKPLLADYDYIVIDCQPSLGLLTVNALTAAHKVIVPLECEFFALRGVALLTETIEKVQERLNPELELDGILATMYDSRTVHSREVLARVVEAFDDHVYHTVIGRTVRFPETTVAGEPITTYASNSVGAAAYRQLAREVLARCHAE from the coding sequence ATGTCTGCGCAGGGCCAGAGTCCCACGGGGCTCGAAGCTGTCGGCTCCGTCGCTGTCCACACCTTCGCGGCACACCAGAGCATCCAGAGCACACCGACAGCCCACCAGAGCATGGACGGCCATCACGTGAACGCCATGGCCGGCGACCGGGGCGGGGTCGATCCCGCGCGGCTCGCCGACTACGAGGACGTGCCCGACGGGCACTTCTACGACCCTGACGCGGAGTACGAGCCCGACCCCGAGTACGCGGCCACCCTCGCGCCCGACGCTGCCCGGCAGCGCCGCGAGCGCATCGGCCCCACCGGGCGTCCCCTGCCGTACTTCCCCATCCCCGGTCCGCTGACCGACCACGGCCCCGCGAAGATCATCGCGATGTGCAACCAGAAGGGCGGGGTCGGCAAGACCACCTCGACCATCAACCTGGGTGCCGCCCTGGCCGAGTACGGGCGCCGGGTGCTGCTCGTCGACTTCGACCCGCAGGGCGCGCTCTCCGTCGGCCTCGGCGTCAATCCGATGGAGCTGGACCTGACGGTCTACAACCTCCTGATGGAGCGGGGCATGTCGGCCGACGAGGTCCTCCTCAAGACGGCCGTGCCCAACATGGACCTGCTGCCCAGCAATATCGATTTGTCTGCCGCCGAGGTCCAGCTCGTCAGCGAGGTGGCCCGCGAGTCGACGCTGCAGCGCGCGCTCAAGCCGCTGCTCGCCGACTACGACTACATCGTCATCGACTGCCAGCCCTCGCTCGGCCTGCTCACCGTCAACGCCCTGACGGCCGCTCACAAGGTGATCGTGCCGCTGGAGTGCGAGTTCTTCGCGCTGCGCGGTGTGGCGCTGCTCACCGAGACGATCGAGAAGGTCCAGGAGCGACTCAACCCCGAGCTGGAGCTCGACGGCATCCTCGCCACCATGTACGACTCGCGGACGGTGCACAGCCGCGAGGTCCTCGCGCGCGTGGTCGAGGCCTTCGACGATCACGTCTACCACACCGTCATCGGCCGTACGGTCCGCTTCCCCGAGACCACGGTCGCGGGCGAGCCGATCACCACGTACGCGTCCAACTCCGTGGGTGCCGCCGCCTACCGCCAGCTCGCCAGGGAGGTGCTCGCCCGGTGTCACGCCGAGTGA
- a CDS encoding segregation and condensation protein A: MPSVSSSARRRLGLGPGTASPAGGGEGDGGAGAPAGAGDGGECAAAGTASLPDAPADGKDTADGKADAAEGTADARFTVRLDNFEGPFDLLLQLIAKHKLDVTEVALHKVTDEFMAHIRAMGPDFDLDQTTEFLVVAATLLDLKAARLLPAADVEDEADLALLEARDLLFARLLQYRAYKRVAEIFSGRLDEEARRFPRTVGLEPHHAELLPEVVLGIGPERLAELAVKAMRPRPAPQVYVDHIHAPLVSVREQAEVVVARLRRAGRVSFGELAGDAPDTLTVVARFLALLELYRERVVALDQDEALGELGVRWTGEEGAEPLVTDEFDREPETEPEESAQ; this comes from the coding sequence ATGCCCTCAGTTTCCTCCTCGGCCCGCCGTCGCCTGGGCCTCGGCCCCGGTACGGCGTCGCCTGCCGGCGGAGGTGAGGGGGACGGGGGCGCGGGGGCGCCTGCCGGCGCGGGTGACGGTGGCGAGTGCGCCGCGGCGGGGACGGCGTCCCTGCCGGATGCGCCTGCCGACGGGAAGGACACCGCCGACGGGAAGGCCGACGCCGCCGAAGGCACGGCCGACGCGAGGTTCACCGTCCGGCTCGACAACTTCGAAGGGCCCTTCGACCTCCTGCTGCAGCTGATCGCCAAGCACAAGCTGGACGTCACCGAGGTCGCCCTCCACAAGGTCACCGACGAGTTCATGGCGCACATCCGCGCCATGGGGCCCGACTTCGACCTGGACCAGACCACCGAGTTCCTCGTCGTCGCAGCGACCCTGCTCGACCTCAAGGCGGCCCGCCTGCTGCCCGCCGCCGACGTGGAGGACGAGGCCGACCTCGCCCTCCTGGAGGCGCGCGACCTGCTGTTCGCCCGCCTCCTGCAGTACCGGGCGTACAAGCGGGTCGCGGAGATCTTCAGCGGCCGGCTGGACGAGGAGGCGCGGCGCTTCCCCCGTACGGTCGGCCTGGAGCCGCACCACGCGGAGCTGCTGCCCGAGGTCGTCCTCGGCATCGGGCCCGAGCGCTTGGCCGAGCTGGCCGTCAAGGCCATGCGGCCCAGGCCGGCGCCGCAGGTGTACGTCGACCACATCCACGCGCCGCTGGTCAGCGTCCGCGAGCAGGCCGAGGTCGTCGTGGCCCGGCTGCGGCGGGCGGGCCGGGTCAGCTTCGGGGAGCTGGCCGGCGACGCCCCGGACACCCTCACCGTCGTCGCCCGCTTCCTGGCGCTGCTGGAGCTCTACCGCGAGCGCGTGGTCGCCCTGGACCAGGACGAGGCCCTCGGCGAGCTGGGGGTGCGCTGGACGGGCGAGGAGGGGGCGGAACCGCTGGTGACGGACGAGTTCGACCGGGAGCCGGAGACCGAGCCGGAGGAGAGTGCACAGTGA
- the scpB gene encoding SMC-Scp complex subunit ScpB, with amino-acid sequence MVVDEPATEEHLAKVLERPRREIAAALGELAGEYDAQGRGFELRQVAGGWRFFTRAAYADAVEAFVLDGQQARLTQAALETLAVVAYRQPVSRSKVSAVRGVNCDGVMRTLLQRGLVEEAGTEPETGAILYRTTKYFLERMGLRGLDELPELAPFLPEAEAIEGDTQEGVPSFDPDAPDTEADDKTEL; translated from the coding sequence ATGGTCGTCGACGAGCCCGCCACCGAGGAGCACCTGGCCAAGGTCCTGGAGCGCCCCCGCCGCGAGATCGCCGCGGCCCTCGGGGAGCTGGCCGGGGAGTACGACGCCCAGGGGCGCGGTTTCGAGCTGCGGCAGGTCGCCGGGGGCTGGCGCTTCTTCACCCGGGCGGCCTACGCGGACGCCGTCGAGGCGTTCGTCCTCGACGGCCAGCAGGCACGCCTCACCCAGGCCGCCCTGGAGACCCTCGCCGTCGTCGCGTACCGTCAGCCGGTCAGCCGGTCGAAGGTCTCGGCGGTGCGCGGCGTGAACTGCGACGGGGTCATGCGCACCCTCCTCCAGAGAGGTCTGGTGGAGGAGGCGGGGACGGAACCCGAAACAGGTGCGATCCTGTACAGGACGACGAAGTACTTTCTGGAGCGCATGGGCCTGCGAGGCCTGGACGAGCTCCCGGAGCTCGCGCCCTTCCTCCCCGAGGCGGAGGCGATCGAGGGCGACACTCAGGAAGGTGTGCCGTCGTTCGATCCGGACGCACCGGACACCGAAGCGGACGACAAGACGGAACTTTGA